Proteins from a single region of Abyssalbus ytuae:
- the dinB gene encoding DNA polymerase IV: MNEKLPIRKIIHVDMDAFYASVEQMDNPELKGKPVAVGGGEKRGVVSAASYEARKFGVRSAMSGFLAKRNCPDLIFVRPRFERYGEISKQIRKIFYDYTDLVEPLSLDEAYLDVTHNKKGNPSATLIAKEIRQRILDEVGLTASAGISINKFIAKIASDYNKPNGQKTVNPEEVEEFLENLEIRKFYGVGKVTTEKMYQLGIFTGKDLKKKSIEFLENEFGKSGKFYYHVVRGIHESAVKPHRIPKSVGAERTFNENLSSEIFMLEKLQNIATELERRLQKNKIAGKTITLKIKYSDFTLQTRSKTLHYFISDKSLILENAKELLYQERLQNSVRLLGISLSNLNTETGKQKNISPQVVSVQLKFDF, from the coding sequence ATGAATGAAAAACTACCCATTAGAAAAATAATTCATGTAGATATGGATGCTTTTTATGCTTCGGTAGAACAAATGGACAACCCGGAGCTTAAAGGCAAGCCTGTTGCTGTAGGTGGTGGTGAAAAAAGAGGAGTGGTATCAGCTGCCAGCTATGAAGCCAGGAAATTTGGAGTGAGAAGTGCGATGAGCGGGTTTTTAGCAAAAAGAAATTGTCCCGACCTCATTTTTGTTCGTCCCCGGTTTGAACGATATGGAGAAATATCGAAGCAAATACGAAAAATATTTTATGATTATACCGATTTGGTTGAACCACTCTCATTAGACGAAGCTTATCTTGATGTTACCCATAATAAAAAAGGAAATCCGTCTGCTACGCTTATAGCAAAAGAAATAAGACAACGTATTTTAGATGAGGTTGGCTTAACTGCATCAGCAGGTATATCTATTAACAAGTTTATTGCTAAAATAGCCAGCGATTATAATAAACCTAACGGCCAAAAAACTGTTAATCCCGAAGAAGTGGAGGAGTTTCTGGAAAACCTTGAAATACGAAAGTTTTACGGTGTGGGAAAGGTGACTACAGAAAAAATGTATCAATTGGGAATTTTTACCGGCAAAGACCTTAAGAAAAAATCAATAGAATTCCTGGAAAATGAGTTTGGCAAAAGTGGCAAATTTTATTATCATGTAGTAAGAGGTATTCATGAAAGTGCTGTAAAACCTCATAGAATTCCTAAGTCGGTGGGTGCCGAAAGAACTTTTAATGAGAACCTGAGCAGTGAAATTTTTATGCTTGAAAAGCTTCAGAATATTGCCACAGAACTGGAAAGAAGGCTTCAAAAAAATAAAATTGCCGGAAAAACCATCACTCTAAAAATAAAATACAGTGATTTTACCCTCCAAACCAGAAGTAAAACCCTTCATTATTTTATTTCCGATAAAAGTTTAATACTGGAAAATGCCAAAGAACTTCTTTATCAGGAAAGACTTCAAAATTCAGTCAGGTTGCTTGGCATTTCATTGTCCAATTTAAATACAGAAACCGGCAAACAAAAAAATATTTCGCCACAAGTAGTATCTGTACAGCTTAAGTTTGATTTTTAA
- a CDS encoding TetR/AcrR family transcriptional regulator → MIKKEEFLKLSIEKFHQFGSNSFTMDELAKELGISKKTIYQLFGNKNELVSESVKFYLKKIEGEINQVIEQKKSEPLICIVSIYKIGFAQMKKISSPFLFELRKYHPTANQIFEDFRTEIIHKTIFNLLKKSQELGQIRPNINIQLCCKLYFYLVDIMLFTKINLYKDYTNTQLLEHLIIHNLKGLLTQSQLSQQNFDI, encoded by the coding sequence ATGATAAAAAAAGAAGAATTTTTAAAGTTATCAATAGAAAAATTTCACCAATTCGGAAGTAATAGTTTTACTATGGATGAACTGGCTAAAGAGCTGGGTATATCTAAAAAAACAATTTATCAACTTTTTGGAAACAAAAATGAATTGGTCTCTGAAAGTGTGAAGTTTTATTTAAAAAAAATAGAAGGGGAAATCAATCAGGTTATTGAACAAAAAAAATCAGAACCTTTAATTTGTATAGTTTCTATATACAAAATTGGCTTTGCCCAGATGAAAAAAATCAGCTCTCCTTTTTTATTTGAACTAAGAAAATACCATCCGACGGCAAATCAAATTTTTGAAGACTTCCGAACAGAAATAATTCATAAAACTATTTTTAATTTATTGAAAAAATCGCAAGAACTGGGTCAGATCCGTCCCAATATAAACATTCAACTCTGTTGTAAATTATACTTTTATCTGGTAGATATTATGCTTTTTACTAAAATTAACCTATACAAAGATTATACAAACACCCAATTGCTGGAGCACTTGATAATACATAATTTGAAGGGGTTGTTAACTCAATCTCAACTGTCTCAACAAAATTTTGATATATAA
- a CDS encoding YciI family protein gives MKNVILLALGIISVSCVNQTQEENKVKQTELKEKVEKNNLSTVSKIKKDLESKGFQTFDYVDEKTKDTIIMQQYFIAFLKKGTNRSQSDKEADSLQKLHLAHLTKMYEKGYADISGPFGDDGEIRGITIYNVPTLEMADSLANSDPMVKSGRLIIEVHPWWAAKGMPLR, from the coding sequence ATGAAAAATGTGATATTATTGGCACTAGGGATAATTTCGGTGTCATGTGTAAATCAAACCCAAGAAGAAAATAAAGTTAAACAAACGGAACTTAAAGAAAAGGTCGAAAAAAATAATTTGTCAACTGTTTCTAAAATCAAAAAAGACCTGGAGTCCAAAGGGTTTCAAACTTTTGATTATGTAGATGAAAAAACAAAGGATACCATCATCATGCAGCAATATTTTATTGCATTTTTAAAAAAGGGGACTAATCGTTCTCAATCTGACAAAGAAGCTGACAGCCTTCAAAAATTACATTTGGCCCATTTAACCAAGATGTATGAAAAAGGATATGCCGATATTTCCGGTCCGTTTGGAGACGATGGAGAGATAAGGGGAATTACAATTTATAACGTTCCTACTCTGGAGATGGCGGATAGCCTTGCGAATTCGGACCCTATGGTTAAATCAGGCCGGTTGATTATTGAAGTGCATCCCTGGTGGGCTGCTAAAGGAATGCCGTTGAGATAG
- a CDS encoding CYTH domain-containing protein, whose amino-acid sequence MIEIERKFLVISKAFKKEAHTSTRVVQGFLNTHPERTVRVRIKGEKGFLTVKGLGNVNGTTRFEWEKEIPLKEAEHLLKICEPGIIDKIRYEVKSDHHTFEIDEFFGDNEGLIIAEVELNSENEDITKPGWLGEEVTGNVKYYNSQLVKNPYKNW is encoded by the coding sequence ATGATAGAAATAGAACGAAAGTTTTTGGTAATATCCAAAGCCTTTAAAAAAGAAGCACACACCAGCACACGAGTTGTACAGGGTTTTTTAAATACACATCCTGAACGAACAGTACGTGTGAGAATAAAAGGTGAAAAGGGTTTTTTAACTGTTAAAGGGTTGGGTAATGTCAATGGTACCACCCGTTTTGAATGGGAAAAAGAAATACCTTTAAAAGAAGCCGAACATTTACTCAAAATATGTGAACCGGGAATTATAGACAAAATACGTTATGAGGTAAAAAGTGATCATCATACTTTTGAAATTGATGAGTTTTTTGGTGACAATGAAGGGTTAATTATAGCTGAAGTAGAATTGAATTCGGAAAATGAAGACATTACTAAGCCCGGTTGGCTGGGAGAAGAGGTAACTGGCAATGTAAAATATTATAATTCTCAGCTAGTTAAAAATCCGTATAAAAACTGGTAG
- a CDS encoding VOC family protein, whose translation MNLNQVTVPSVNVEESIKFYEKLGLKLIVRSLPKYARFECPDGDSTFSIHKVDCLPEGDGMYVYFEDDKLDDLVIKLEADGFIFDELPENKSWLWREARLKDPDGNQIILFNAGKNRKNPPWRVN comes from the coding sequence ATGAATCTCAACCAAGTAACCGTACCGAGTGTTAATGTAGAAGAGTCTATTAAGTTTTATGAAAAACTTGGGTTAAAACTAATTGTAAGATCATTACCAAAATATGCACGTTTTGAGTGCCCGGACGGAGATTCAACTTTTTCAATTCATAAAGTTGACTGTTTACCGGAAGGGGATGGGATGTATGTTTATTTTGAAGATGATAAACTTGATGATTTGGTAATAAAACTTGAAGCAGATGGTTTTATTTTTGATGAGTTACCCGAAAATAAAAGTTGGTTGTGGAGGGAAGCTCGTTTGAAAGACCCGGACGGAAACCAAATAATTTTGTTTAATGCAGGTAAAAACAGAAAAAATCCGCCCTGGAGAGTAAATTAG
- a CDS encoding efflux transporter outer membrane subunit yields the protein MRKQNIYNLLLLVSISVVLTSCFSTKNYQRAEDELMNKNAFKKDSVAHDTVSMALISWRELFTDPILQSYIEEGLTNNIDIKIALQQIIAAEAYLKQGKAAYFPTLTGNAQYTHQENSENSQFGSSFPSLDSYELSGTLSWEADIWGKIRSNKRAYHASYLQTVAAHTAVKSELIAQIADIYYQLISVDEQIKITEETIKNRAQSVETTNALKEAGSVTEVGVKQTEAQLYTAQALLIDLKNQSWLLENTLSVLLGKTPESITRGSLENQHIPNSLATGVPSQLLSNRPDLIAAEYDLIQAFELSNVARSNFYPSLTLTASGGLQSLEFDNFFNANSLFATIVGGITQPVFNSRKIRSQYEASLAQQEQARLRFKQTFLTANKEVSDALYSYKAATDKIEINQKEYKAYSLASEYSNELLNNGLANYLEVLRAQEYALNSQLGLVTSKYDQLKSIINLYKALGGGWK from the coding sequence ATGAGAAAACAAAACATATATAATTTACTATTACTGGTAAGTATTTCGGTAGTATTAACTTCTTGTTTTTCAACCAAAAATTATCAACGTGCAGAAGATGAACTGATGAATAAGAATGCTTTTAAAAAAGATTCTGTTGCTCATGACACTGTGTCCATGGCATTAATATCCTGGAGGGAATTATTTACCGATCCTATTCTCCAAAGTTATATTGAAGAAGGATTAACCAATAACATAGATATAAAAATTGCATTACAACAAATAATTGCAGCCGAAGCCTATTTAAAGCAGGGAAAAGCTGCATATTTTCCAACATTAACGGGAAATGCACAATATACACATCAGGAAAATTCGGAAAACAGTCAATTTGGGAGTAGCTTTCCCTCTTTAGATTCGTATGAACTAAGCGGCACGCTTTCCTGGGAAGCCGATATCTGGGGGAAAATACGTAGCAACAAACGTGCTTATCATGCATCTTATTTACAAACCGTTGCTGCACATACAGCTGTGAAAAGTGAATTAATAGCCCAAATAGCAGACATATATTATCAATTGATTTCTGTAGATGAACAAATAAAAATTACTGAAGAAACTATTAAAAACCGGGCACAAAGTGTAGAAACTACTAACGCTTTAAAAGAGGCCGGCAGTGTAACAGAAGTAGGTGTTAAACAAACAGAGGCACAGCTATATACAGCCCAGGCTTTATTAATTGACCTAAAAAACCAGTCATGGCTGTTAGAAAATACCTTGTCTGTTTTATTGGGTAAAACCCCTGAAAGTATCACCAGAGGCTCTCTTGAAAATCAGCATATTCCTAATTCTTTAGCCACCGGTGTTCCTTCTCAATTACTAAGTAATCGGCCGGATCTTATTGCGGCAGAATATGATTTAATACAAGCTTTTGAGTTGTCTAACGTTGCCCGCAGCAATTTTTACCCTTCATTAACACTAACTGCTTCAGGTGGTTTACAGAGCCTGGAGTTTGATAATTTTTTTAATGCCAACTCCTTGTTCGCAACTATTGTTGGCGGAATAACACAACCTGTTTTTAATAGTAGAAAAATCAGGTCTCAATATGAAGCTTCTCTTGCTCAACAAGAACAAGCCAGATTGCGCTTTAAACAAACTTTTTTAACTGCAAATAAAGAAGTTTCAGATGCATTATACTCATATAAAGCTGCTACCGATAAAATAGAAATCAACCAAAAAGAATACAAAGCATACTCCCTAGCAAGTGAATATTCTAATGAATTATTAAATAACGGTTTGGCAAATTATCTTGAAGTTTTGCGTGCCCAGGAATACGCTTTAAACTCACAATTAGGATTGGTTACCTCAAAATATGACCAGTTAAAATCTATAATTAATTTATATAAAGCTTTAGGCGGAGGTTGGAAGTAA
- a CDS encoding efflux RND transporter permease subunit, with amino-acid sequence MLKTFIERPVLSTVVSIIIVILGVLGISTLPIEQYPDIAPPTITVSATYPGANAETILESVITPIEEQINGVEGMTYITSSATNNGTAQITVYFDQETDADIAAVNVQNRVARANPLLPQEVIQTGVLTQKQQTSALMFLSFYTTNKNYNATFLQNYLKINVTPELQRIRGVGNVNVFSSQDYAMRIWIKPEKLAAYNLIPSDITAALKEQNLEAAAGSLGQNSGEAFSYVIKYSGRFKTQQQYEDIIIKALGNGRFLRLKDVASVELDSQSYAVSATTNGYPSIAMAIYQTKGSNAQEIIHNIREKLDELKKNFPKGIEIFIPYDTNQFLEASIDKVLHTLIEAFILVFIVVFVFLQDFRSTLIPAIAVPVSIVGTFFFLNLFGYSINLLTLFALVLAIGIVVDDAIVVVEAVHAKIDQGGVKTAKEATLKAMHEIYGAIISITLVMAAVFVPVTFVQGPTGVFYEQFGITLIVAILISAVNALTLSPALCALFLTVKHDETSHKNFLQRFYKTFNTAFNSGVERYGHSIKFIYKNKWVAVLLLLIPVIGMWWASQTTPTGFVPNEDRGIIFMNVELPPGASTDRTRQVNDEMYNKFKKLPGVEGGAIISGVNLLSGQGSNYGLGFIKLIDWSERKADSLSTDAITKKLFGIAASVPDANILFFAPPSIPGFGISSGFEVNLLDRSGGDFTDLDKSNQEFIGALMQHPEIQYAQSSFNTRYPQYEMEINVPLAKELGVPINSIFSTLQGYIGSVYASDFTRFGKQYRVYIQSLPENRSDKNSLNELYVRTGNGEMAPITEFVSLKRVYGPQSVTRFNLFNSTKLSGAVNPGYSTGDAIRILEAEAEKLPNDYSIAYSGLTREEVNAGNQTVLILILSIVFVYFLLSAQYESYLLPFTVLLSLPLGMFGAYISTKFMGLENNIYFQIALIMLIGLLAKNAILIVEFALQRRKKGETILDSALKGAKARLRPILMTSFAFILGLTPLVTARGVGAAGNRSIGTGAAGGMLIGTILGILVIPILFILFQWLQEKFSGAPVEIKNDIESSKEN; translated from the coding sequence ATGTTAAAGACATTTATCGAAAGGCCTGTATTATCTACAGTTGTTTCAATTATTATAGTAATATTGGGTGTCTTGGGAATCAGTACGCTACCCATAGAACAGTATCCGGATATCGCTCCTCCTACCATTACTGTTAGTGCAACTTATCCTGGTGCAAATGCCGAAACAATACTGGAAAGTGTCATCACTCCTATTGAAGAACAAATTAACGGGGTAGAAGGAATGACTTATATTACATCTTCTGCCACCAATAACGGTACTGCTCAAATTACGGTTTATTTTGACCAGGAAACCGATGCAGATATTGCTGCTGTAAATGTACAGAATAGGGTTGCGCGGGCAAATCCCTTATTACCTCAAGAAGTGATACAAACAGGTGTTCTAACACAAAAACAGCAAACAAGTGCGTTAATGTTTCTTTCCTTTTACACTACCAACAAAAATTATAATGCCACTTTTTTACAGAATTATTTAAAAATTAATGTTACACCAGAATTACAAAGGATAAGAGGTGTAGGAAATGTAAATGTGTTTTCCAGCCAGGATTATGCTATGCGTATTTGGATTAAACCCGAAAAACTTGCCGCTTACAACCTTATCCCTTCTGATATTACTGCGGCTTTAAAAGAGCAAAATCTGGAAGCAGCGGCCGGTTCTTTAGGTCAAAACAGCGGGGAAGCATTTTCATATGTAATAAAATACAGCGGCCGTTTTAAAACCCAACAACAATATGAAGACATTATTATAAAAGCTTTAGGGAATGGTCGTTTTTTAAGGTTAAAAGATGTTGCATCTGTAGAATTAGATTCACAATCATATGCGGTAAGTGCTACAACAAATGGTTATCCAAGCATTGCCATGGCCATATATCAAACCAAAGGGTCTAATGCACAGGAAATAATCCATAATATAAGGGAGAAATTAGATGAATTAAAAAAAAATTTCCCGAAAGGCATAGAAATTTTTATTCCATATGATACCAATCAGTTTTTAGAAGCTTCTATAGATAAAGTTTTACATACATTAATTGAAGCCTTTATTTTAGTGTTCATTGTAGTATTTGTTTTTCTGCAGGATTTCAGGTCTACATTAATTCCGGCTATAGCTGTTCCGGTATCAATTGTTGGTACTTTCTTTTTCTTAAACTTATTTGGTTACTCAATCAACCTTTTAACCCTATTTGCATTAGTTCTGGCAATTGGTATTGTGGTGGATGATGCGATAGTTGTAGTAGAAGCCGTTCACGCAAAAATAGACCAGGGAGGAGTAAAAACTGCTAAAGAAGCCACTTTAAAAGCCATGCATGAAATTTACGGCGCTATTATTTCCATAACACTCGTAATGGCAGCCGTGTTTGTTCCGGTAACGTTTGTACAAGGCCCTACCGGTGTGTTTTACGAGCAATTTGGTATTACACTTATCGTGGCCATTTTAATTTCTGCTGTGAATGCCCTTACACTAAGTCCTGCTCTGTGTGCCTTGTTTTTAACTGTAAAACACGACGAAACATCACATAAAAACTTTTTACAACGCTTTTATAAAACCTTTAATACGGCTTTTAATTCCGGTGTAGAACGTTACGGACATTCTATAAAATTTATATACAAAAACAAATGGGTTGCCGTTCTGCTTTTACTTATACCGGTTATTGGCATGTGGTGGGCTTCACAAACCACGCCCACAGGTTTTGTACCTAATGAAGACAGAGGCATTATTTTTATGAATGTAGAATTACCTCCGGGAGCTTCTACAGACCGAACCCGACAAGTAAATGATGAAATGTATAATAAATTCAAAAAATTGCCGGGTGTGGAAGGTGGAGCTATAATATCCGGGGTGAATTTATTAAGTGGCCAGGGAAGTAATTATGGCTTAGGTTTTATTAAACTTATAGATTGGTCGGAACGTAAAGCCGATTCTTTATCTACCGATGCAATTACTAAAAAACTTTTTGGAATTGCTGCTTCAGTACCTGATGCAAACATTCTTTTCTTTGCTCCTCCCAGTATTCCAGGATTTGGTATTTCTTCCGGATTTGAAGTTAATTTACTGGATCGTTCAGGAGGAGATTTCACAGACCTTGACAAGTCTAATCAAGAATTTATAGGTGCTTTAATGCAACATCCCGAAATACAGTATGCACAATCCTCTTTTAACACCAGGTACCCCCAATATGAAATGGAAATCAATGTACCCCTCGCTAAAGAGTTAGGAGTGCCAATTAATAGCATTTTTTCAACATTACAAGGATATATTGGCAGTGTATATGCATCAGACTTTACGAGGTTTGGTAAGCAATACCGGGTATACATCCAATCTTTACCGGAAAACCGATCGGATAAAAATTCACTAAACGAGTTATACGTCCGCACAGGGAATGGAGAAATGGCTCCTATTACTGAGTTTGTAAGTTTAAAACGTGTATACGGGCCTCAATCTGTAACCCGGTTCAACTTATTTAATTCTACTAAATTAAGTGGTGCTGTAAACCCCGGATACAGCACTGGTGATGCCATTAGAATACTAGAAGCGGAGGCTGAAAAATTACCAAATGATTATTCTATAGCTTATTCCGGCTTAACACGTGAAGAGGTAAATGCAGGAAACCAGACTGTTTTAATTCTTATTCTATCTATAGTCTTTGTGTATTTTCTGTTATCAGCTCAATATGAAAGCTATTTATTACCTTTTACGGTTTTACTTTCCCTCCCCCTTGGAATGTTTGGAGCCTATATCAGCACTAAATTTATGGGCCTGGAAAATAATATATACTTTCAAATAGCATTAATAATGCTAATAGGGTTACTGGCAAAAAATGCTATCCTTATTGTTGAATTTGCTTTACAAAGGAGGAAAAAAGGAGAAACCATACTAGACTCTGCACTTAAAGGGGCAAAAGCAAGATTGCGCCCTATTTTAATGACTTCTTTTGCTTTTATTTTAGGCTTAACACCATTAGTGACAGCAAGAGGAGTAGGAGCTGCCGGAAACAGGTCTATTGGTACAGGGGCTGCCGGAGGCATGCTTATAGGAACTATTTTGGGTATTCTGGTAATTCCCATCTTATTTATTCTATTTCAGTGGTTACAAGAAAAGTTTAGTGGAGCACCTGTTGAAATCAAAAATGATATTGAATCCTCCAAAGAAAATTAA
- a CDS encoding efflux RND transporter periplasmic adaptor subunit: MKLYKYFKLFFTILALTLMSCGGKQENKQLGQQRALPLPVTTVENKTIIGYQTYPTSIEGIINSSIRAKVSGYIQKVLVDEGEKVKRGQPLFKLETQSLSQDAAAAKAQINVAQVEVDKLVPLVKKGIISNVQLETAKANLAQAKSNYQSITANIGYATVKSPVDGIVGAIPFREGTLVSPGDVTPLTTVSNIEQVYAYFSMNETDYLNFLQKTKGENLQEKIGNFPEVELILVNGDTYNQKGKIQTVTGQIDQNTGTVSFRAVFDNPNQLITNGNSGKIKIPVVYKDSPVVPQAATFEQQGQILVFKVNQENKVQSSVINVKATVDNLYVVASGIKAGEKIVAKGIGKLRNNSPIQPTNVPFDSVIQPIEKLFK, translated from the coding sequence ATTTTAAACTATTCTTCACAATTCTTGCTCTAACTTTAATGAGTTGTGGTGGTAAGCAGGAAAATAAGCAGTTGGGACAACAACGTGCTTTGCCCTTGCCTGTAACTACGGTTGAAAATAAAACTATTATCGGATACCAAACATATCCCACAAGCATTGAAGGCATAATAAATAGTAGCATAAGAGCTAAAGTTTCAGGTTATATCCAAAAAGTTTTAGTGGATGAAGGTGAAAAAGTTAAAAGAGGGCAACCTCTTTTCAAGTTAGAAACACAATCGTTAAGTCAGGATGCAGCGGCTGCTAAAGCCCAAATAAATGTTGCCCAGGTTGAAGTTGATAAACTTGTTCCTTTAGTAAAAAAAGGTATTATCAGCAATGTACAACTTGAAACTGCAAAAGCCAATCTGGCTCAGGCCAAAAGTAACTACCAAAGCATTACAGCTAATATTGGGTATGCTACTGTTAAAAGTCCGGTAGACGGAATTGTAGGCGCCATACCCTTTAGAGAAGGTACGTTGGTTAGTCCGGGAGATGTGACACCCCTAACCACAGTTAGTAATATTGAGCAGGTTTACGCTTACTTTTCAATGAATGAAACAGATTATTTAAATTTTCTGCAAAAAACCAAGGGAGAAAATTTACAGGAAAAGATTGGTAATTTTCCTGAAGTTGAATTGATTCTTGTCAATGGTGATACATATAACCAGAAAGGAAAAATCCAGACGGTAACCGGTCAAATAGATCAAAACACAGGCACGGTGAGTTTCAGAGCTGTTTTTGATAATCCAAATCAACTTATTACCAATGGGAACAGTGGGAAAATTAAAATTCCTGTTGTTTACAAAGACTCCCCTGTGGTTCCCCAGGCAGCAACATTTGAACAACAAGGACAAATTTTAGTTTTTAAGGTTAATCAAGAAAACAAAGTACAGTCTTCGGTAATTAATGTAAAGGCAACTGTAGACAATCTGTACGTGGTAGCGTCCGGCATTAAAGCAGGGGAAAAAATTGTAGCAAAAGGAATTGGAAAGTTACGTAATAACTCTCCCATTCAACCCACCAATGTTCCCTTTGACAGTGTAATACAACCTATAGAAAAATTATTCAAATAA